The following proteins are encoded in a genomic region of Hippocampus zosterae strain Florida chromosome 2, ASM2543408v3, whole genome shotgun sequence:
- the LOC127596414 gene encoding ras-related protein Rap-2a-like, whose product MREYKVVVLGSGGVGKSALTVQFVTGTFIEKYDPTIEDFYRKEIEVDSSPSVLEILDTAGTEQFASMRDLYIRNGQGFILVYSLVNQQSFQDIKPMRDQIIRVKRYQQVPVVLVGNKVDLEDEREVSPSEGQALAEDWGCPFMETSAKSKTMVDELFTEIVRQMDFCPLPDRREACCPACSVQ is encoded by the exons ATGCGGGAGTACAAGGTGGTGGTGCTAGGCAGCGGCGGGGTGGGCAAGTCGGCCCTGACCGTGCAGTTCGTCACCGGAACGTTCATCGAGAAGTACGACCCGACCATCGAAGACTTCTACCGAAAGGAGATCGAGGTGGACTCGTCCCCGTCGGTGCTGGAGATCCTCGACACGGCCGGCACCGAGCAGTTTGCCTCCATGCGGGACCTTTACATCAGGAACGGCCAGGGCTTCATCCTGGTCTACAGTCTGGTCAACCAGCAGAGCTTTCAGGACATCAAGCCCATGAGAGACCAGATTATCAGGGTCAAGAG GTACCAGCAGGTGCCGGTGGTGCTGGTGGGAAACAAGGTGGACCTGGAGGACGAAAGGGAGGTGTCGCCCAGCGAGGGCCAGGCACTGGCGGAAGACTGGGGCTGCCCCTTCATGGAGACCTCCGCCAAGAGCAAGACAATGGTGGACGAGCTTTTCACTGAGATTGTGCGGCAGATGGATTTTTGCCCACTGCCCGACCGCCGAGAGGCATGCTGCCCCGCCTGCAGTGTACAGTAG